One Candidatus Zixiibacteriota bacterium genomic window carries:
- the fliD gene encoding flagellar filament capping protein FliD: MAALTSIDGLSSGLNTTEIIDSIIQVERRPAALMEAEQTEKTNIVSAWKAFQAKLLALVTEANQLTKRSSFEAYSLNVSDDTVLTATSTGRVSTGSYDVQVLSVARNHQIASQGISDQSLALLGTGTITIQIGTGSARTITVDSTNNSLEGIRKAINDAKVGVTASIVNDGSSSDPYRLVLSGDKTGQTNAITFSASLTGGTGLNFSTSTFDSPESLIRNSSSTAQITLGGTASYTGSSNKIYTFTVAGTGAQTVGTNNITLNWSDGINSGSILVTQADTEVALVGTGADGLKISLGSGVLYGGDKFQVGTFSPLLQQAADARIALGSTGGDGSPITVSSKTNEFKDVIGGVTLNVRKVSDPGTAVTIQADVDTSGLKDKVNQFIKRYNDIIDYINEQNKYNSDSKESGVLFGDYSLQSMQISLRAVIGSRVAGLTGNYNQLAAMGIRSGTDGKLSIRDQSKFDSALTSNLDDVIKLFTSSGSSTNTGIEFVSSTDKTKVGEDYVVDITRVATRGGFRGGSMASPASTPLTLTSSNNRLKLTVDGLTSAEIVLAEKTYATTSELVQELQDRISADSTIGSRGVVVTWVDAGVGTGYLDFRSSSYGASSRVNTVAISNSATSALGLDTGISQTGTDVAGTINGEEAEGIGQLLTGKTGNTSTEGLKLKVTLTSQQMLSGEDGSITLAKGVASKMYDLTSSLTRSGDGLIDRRIRGYENQIADLKERVEDFDKRLASRRERLLAQFIAMEEALAQFSTEGQYLTGQLNALSANWSFNNNSTSSNNS, translated from the coding sequence ATGGCTGCGCTTACTTCAATTGACGGACTCAGCTCCGGCCTGAACACTACCGAAATCATCGACTCCATTATTCAGGTGGAACGTCGCCCGGCCGCCCTTATGGAAGCGGAGCAGACCGAGAAGACGAATATCGTCTCGGCCTGGAAGGCGTTTCAGGCGAAGCTGCTGGCGCTGGTCACCGAGGCCAACCAGTTGACCAAGCGCTCTTCCTTTGAAGCCTACTCTCTGAACGTATCCGATGACACGGTCTTGACCGCTACCAGTACTGGTCGGGTGAGCACCGGATCGTACGATGTTCAAGTACTTTCGGTGGCCCGTAACCACCAGATTGCCAGCCAGGGTATTTCAGACCAGTCGCTGGCTTTGCTCGGTACCGGCACTATCACGATCCAGATCGGCACCGGTTCGGCCAGGACCATAACGGTTGACAGTACCAATAACTCCCTCGAAGGGATTCGCAAGGCCATCAACGACGCCAAGGTTGGCGTTACGGCGTCTATCGTGAACGATGGTTCCTCCTCCGACCCCTACCGGTTGGTGCTCTCCGGTGACAAAACAGGTCAAACGAACGCGATTACGTTCTCGGCGAGTCTTACGGGCGGTACAGGGCTGAATTTCAGCACGTCGACCTTCGACAGTCCGGAATCGCTGATCCGCAATTCGTCGTCCACGGCGCAGATCACGCTGGGCGGCACTGCCTCGTACACGGGCAGCAGCAACAAGATCTACACGTTCACAGTTGCCGGTACCGGTGCTCAGACCGTGGGAACCAACAATATCACGCTCAACTGGAGCGATGGCATCAACAGCGGCTCCATTCTGGTCACTCAAGCCGACACCGAGGTAGCGCTGGTTGGGACCGGCGCCGACGGGTTAAAAATATCACTCGGTTCGGGCGTCCTGTACGGCGGAGACAAATTTCAGGTGGGTACATTCTCGCCGCTCTTGCAGCAGGCTGCCGATGCCCGCATCGCCCTCGGCTCCACCGGCGGGGACGGTTCTCCCATCACGGTCTCGTCGAAAACCAACGAATTCAAGGATGTCATCGGTGGCGTGACACTGAATGTGCGTAAGGTCTCCGACCCGGGTACCGCCGTCACTATTCAGGCGGATGTAGACACCTCTGGCCTGAAAGACAAAGTTAATCAATTCATCAAGCGGTATAACGATATCATTGATTACATCAACGAGCAGAACAAGTACAACAGCGACTCCAAGGAATCGGGCGTGTTGTTCGGCGATTATTCGCTGCAGTCGATGCAAATCTCCCTGCGCGCCGTCATCGGGTCGCGTGTCGCTGGGCTCACCGGCAACTACAATCAGCTGGCCGCTATGGGTATTCGCTCCGGGACCGACGGCAAACTGAGCATACGCGACCAGTCCAAATTCGATTCCGCGCTTACGAGCAACCTCGATGATGTCATAAAGTTGTTCACGAGTTCCGGTTCCTCGACCAACACCGGCATCGAATTTGTCTCCTCGACAGACAAGACCAAAGTCGGTGAGGATTACGTGGTTGACATCACCAGGGTGGCCACCCGTGGCGGCTTCCGCGGCGGCAGTATGGCGAGTCCGGCTTCGACGCCGCTCACCCTGACCAGCAGCAACAATCGCCTCAAGCTAACCGTCGACGGTCTAACCTCCGCTGAAATCGTGCTGGCGGAAAAAACGTACGCCACCACCAGCGAGCTGGTGCAGGAACTCCAGGATCGCATAAGTGCCGACAGTACAATCGGCAGCCGTGGTGTTGTCGTGACCTGGGTCGATGCCGGTGTTGGCACGGGTTACCTTGATTTTCGCAGTTCGAGCTACGGCGCATCGTCTCGTGTTAACACGGTGGCGATTTCCAACAGTGCCACCAGCGCCCTCGGCTTAGACACCGGCATCAGCCAGACCGGTACTGACGTGGCGGGGACCATCAACGGCGAAGAAGCCGAGGGGATCGGCCAACTCTTGACGGGCAAGACCGGCAATACGAGCACCGAGGGGTTGAAGCTGAAAGTCACGTTGACGTCGCAACAGATGCTGTCAGGGGAGGATGGTTCGATCACGCTGGCCAAAGGCGTGGCCTCCAAAATGTACGACCTCACCAGCAGCCTTACCAGATCCGGAGATGGATTGATCGACCGTCGTATACGCGGATACGAAAATCAGATCGCCGACCTGAAAGAGCGGGTCGAGGATTTCGACAAGCGGCTGGCCTCACGTCGTGAGAGGCTGCTGGCGCAGTTTATTGCGATGGAAGAAGCGCTGGCGCAATTCAGCACCGAAGGTCAGTATCTGACCGGACAGCTCAATGCGCTCAGCGCCAACTGGTCGTTCAATAACAATTCGACTTCGAGCAACAATAGTTGA